Below is a window of Callithrix jacchus isolate 240 chromosome 15, calJac240_pri, whole genome shotgun sequence DNA.
CTTCCCCTTATCTAAAAATGTGTGCATGTGAAAATTGCTTGCCCATTCTAAGCACTCCCAAAGTGGCCATAAACGAGTTGCTGATTAACTATTTGACCCATGAGCTGCTTTGAGCACTGCATGAGATCCTAACATGACCATATTCCATTCCCCATGCACCCTCAGCATGTCAAATCCAGAGTGGGGAACAGAATCAGATGAAAAAATCCCTTAGAATGGACAGAGGGTGGCATACCCCACTGGTTAATGAGAGCCCACCAGCAGACAGCAGTCAATGTCAGAGCTTAGCAGAGGGTCCACTGGTTCTGAAagatgggggcgggggggggaacCTGGAAAGGGTTAACATGCTTCTCTGGGAAAGGTTTAGTTCCTTGGAAGAATCTGGGTCAGTTTATTtgggcagtttttaaaaagtcagacgCTCAGTAGAAGCATTTTAAGAAGTTTGGAAAGCTTATTGGggccatggcagaaaggaggGTAACTTCATAGGCTTATCACCTTTCACCAAGAGGAGTTTAACCCCACAGGAAAAACCCATGTTTTCCAAAAGCAACAGACAATTTTCTGTCATCACCActtttccatctgtttaaaataagaaagaaaattccttCCCCATTGGCCCAGGTTGCAGGTCAACAAAGGAGGCATTGTTCATCATTTCTTCAGAACATGATAGGGCACAGCTCACTCTGCAgtgtgagaaaacattttttaaaaatctcaagagAGTAGCCCAAGGGGCAACAGTGAGTAAACCAAGCCTGCAAAGAGGCAAATGTTTAGTTGCAGACTTGAGGACTaccctggaaggtggaagtgagGCTTAGGTGAATACGGTCAGAGCCACAATTCCTTAGTTAAACTCAGGAACTAAATCGGAGTTCCTGAGTTCCTGGTGGGAGGTCGGGAACACTGCATTAAAGGCTAGGCAGGTTTGAGCTGAACTCAGGTCCCAAGGGTGTGCAGTCAACGTCCAGAGGAGCTGGATGTAGATGCCTCTGAGTGTTGGTCTGCACCTGCCTCATAGGAACCTTCTTTACTAGCCTGAACCATCTAACTGCCCGTTCTGCCTCCAAACCGTGCAATCCGCTCTCCCACTTTGCCAGCTCTATCTCTCTAATGGGAAATCCTGATGCCTCTGCTCTGCTCAAGATTATTTCATGGCTCTCCATTATCTAAAGATAAGGTCCAAAGTCCTTTAGCAACACGTTTAAGGAGCTTGTGACACCGCCTCAAGCTGCCTCTTCTAGTCCCTCACATTCCCTCGGCTCCAGACCATCTTCCCTGAATAAAGACCTCAAGTTCCAGAATCCAGGCCTTTAATGCCATGAGTACCTGCATCCTCTCCAGCCCCATGACTCAGCACATTTCCAATGCCCCCATCCTACTTATTTTTCAGGGCACATAGGCCAATGCCTGAAGGAAATTTTCCAAGGTACGCCAACTTAAAAGTAATTTAATTCTCCTGAAACTCCATAGCATTTTACCTCAATCCAGACATATATCTCTCTTGAACCTAGAATTCCCCCAGAGGAATTTACTGGGACATCAGTAGATGTCAGCTGTACACATTTATATGTGTCTCTAGGCTGTTGGCTTCCAGAGGGCAGTAACGTCACCGCTGTAAACCCAAAAAGGCCAGCAATACTGTTATCCATACATGTGCGGtttcatattttgtttctgtCCTCCTGATCTCTCCGGCCACCACCTAACtcagaaaagcaaggaaaaataaagcaatgtcCGGTCATCAATCAGAAAATCAGCGTCTGTCCACCCcgcagctcactgtaaacttctTGCAGGCTGCCACTGTCTCTCTCATCGTGGAAATCCCAGGGTTTAACACAGTGTGTGACACTGCGCGTGTGTTCCACAATGGAAGAAAGAGGggggcttgcccaaggtcacccagagtCAGGAACCACCGAATCTCATCCGGGACCAGATCTGGGGAAATCATTTACAACATTATCTCAGTGGGGAGCTCGGAGGCAGGAAGGAATGAAGTGTATGAGAACTGTGCGCCAGACCTCCGGGACGCGGAAAGGGCTGAAAGGGCGGGGGGGGCACATCAAACAAGACGCTGGGCTCCCGGGCTGCCTAGAGCCGCGAGCCCAGCTCCCGGGCGGCGGGAAGGGCGCGGGGGGAGGCGGTGTGAGGGCACGGGGCCGGCGACCCGGGCAGGCGGGCAGGAGGCGGCCGGCCGGCCCAGGCAGTGCGCGCCGCCCGCCCGGCTCGGCAAATCCCCCAGGGAGGCCGCCGCCAGAGCCCTGGCGCTCCCGGCCCGGCGCCCGCCACGTGGcacccggcggcggcggcggcggctcctcCCGGCGCGCGGCCCGGCCAGCAGGCAGCACGCAGCCGCCCGCGCCGCCCGCCTCCTCCCGGCCGCCCGCCGGCGGCCTACCGGGCGCAGTGAGGGGGAGCGGCCGGCCGCCCGGGACCCGGGGAAGGGACGGGCGGCGCGAAGCCGCTTTAACCGCAGTCGCCGAGCGGAGGCAGGAGGCTGACCCGGCCGCTTCCTAAGTGCGGTCAGGCATCCCGTGACCGCGGCGGGCGCCTAGGGCCCCGCGGGGGGAGGGAGAAGGTGGGGGCCCGGAGCAAACACGGAGGCCCCCACCTCGTCCCCAGGCTGCTGCAAGTGAGGCTTTCGGCCGAGTGAAAACCCCAAGCCCGAAAGTAAGGGTGGTGGGGGGGGATGGAAGAATTCCCCACTCTCCACCAGGGGTGTGCGCTCCCCGCCCGGAAGAGCTGACCTTGGCCTGGGGAGGcgggggtagggagggagggtAAGCGTCGGGGCTCGGCTCCCAGCCCGCCGCCCCCTCGGATTCCTGGCCCACAGGGCCGAAGGAGGGGGCcccggacacacacacacacacacaccccacacacgcAGCGCGCGCCAATGAGCCCGGGCCCGGCGCAGGGGGCGGGGTTTTCCCAGGCTCGAGCACAGCAGCTGCTATTTACCTTCTTGGCTTCTCCCGGGGACCAGGAACCGGCCCCCGCTCTccgccgcccgccgccgcccCCCGCCTCCCTGCCCCCGgggcgcgcgcacacacactcacacacacgcacgcacgcacacatccTCCCGGCCCGGCCGCAGCCGCGGCGGCAATAAAACATCCTGGCACGTGCTCCGGCTCCAGGCGCGCCCACGCCGGCCGGCTGATGTCAAACTGCAGCTCGGCTGGTGTAGCTCTTAAAGGGCCCGCGCGCGCCGGGCGCCGAGACCGCCCGCGGGGCGAGGAGGGAGAGGCTCTTCCTTGCCCGCCACCTCAACGCGCCGCAGAACCTAGAGCCTACAGATGAAAAGGGAAACGGTGGTGAAGGAGGGAGCAAGTCCCTGAGGCATTGCCATTAGAGCCTCCcttgttcattttttcatttttagatacCACTTCCTTCCACCCAGTTGGAAATTAATCTGATTGTTTCCTGGGGAAGCGCGTGGTCTAAGGCCCCAATTCCAGAAGAGGAATTTCTGAAAGACGGGGCGgcggtggggtggggcagggattCAAGGACTACTTCTATCCGAAAAAACCTGCATTTTAAGTTagaagcattttttcctttttctgcatgcaaaaggaaaaaaaattttggccCTTTTCCTGCATGATCTACTCTCACCCTCCTGAATGTATAAATTCTGAGCGGGAACTTATTTAGATGCGTTGGTAACTCACACCCTTACACGCgtttctccccccacccccgctttTAACCactgctattatttttttctgcacttaacactttaaaaatatatatatgcttcaAATGAACTTACTACAGTCAAAGCCGCTCTGTTACATATGAGAGAGGGCATAAAGAGCAAAGACCCTGGCTCCAGAAGAAACAGACAAGACCAAAACCAAgcggaaaaaagaaaaaaaaaaataacccctTAACCAAAGCCCAGAGGGAGAGTAGCAAAGGGTTAAAATCCTTTTGATTGACGTTGTAGCCTCCGGTGCCCTAGGCTCAGGCGCGCGCCATTGGCCGCCAGACCTTGTGCCTGGCGGCCAATGGGGGGGCGCGGTCCACGAGCGGTGCCGCGTGTCTCCTCCTCCCATTGGCTGAAAGTTACTGTGGGAAAGAAAGTTTGGGAAGTTTCACACGAGCCGTTCGCGTGCAGTCCCAGATATATATAGAGGCCGCCAGGGCCTGGGGATCACACAGGATCCGGAGCTGGTGCTGATAACAGCGGAATCCCCCGTCTACCTCTCTCCTTGGTCCTGGAACAGCGCTACTGATCGCCAAGTAGCCACAAAATATTACAATAAACCCTTAGCACTTGCTCAGTAGTTTTGTGAAGGTCTCAAGTAACAGagacataaacaaaattatttttcttgaagaactccaaaaataaaattctctagggattaaaaaaaaaaaaggaaaatgccagCTGATATAATGGAGAAAAATTCCTCGTCCCCGGTGGCTGCTACCCCAGCCAGTGTCAACACGACACCGGATAAACCAAAGACAGCATCTGAGCACAGAAAGGTAAGGGCGGTACCTGTATCTCTCTGCAGCCCCTCAAAATTAAGTAGGGATTGGGGGGCTTCTTTCTGTCTAGAAAACCGGGGACGAAACGGCATATCCCATGAGAACtcagagctaatttttttttatttatttgcagtcATCAAAGCCTATCATGGAGAAGAGACGAAGAGCAAGAATAAATGAAAGTCTGAGCCAGCTGAAAACACTGATTTTGGATGCTCTCAAGAAAGATGTAAGTGGGGAAATGctgttctttcttttaattaaaaaacaacttCCTCAGCTACTGAGAGTGACACCCCCCGCCCGCGGTTTCTAGCACTCGCCGGTACTGCGTTCTCCTAGGCGGGAGGGCTCGGCCTTTTTCGCTGCGGTCCCTAGATGTGTCTGCGCTCCGTGGCCGGGAGGAGGGACCCCCAGTACTCTGAAGCAGCTGACACGGGGCTCActttccttccttgcctcctcctATGCAGAGTTCGCGGCATTCCAAGCTGGAGAAGGCGGACATTCTGGAAATGACAGTGAAGCACCTCCGGAACCTGCAGCGGGCGCAGATGACGGGTGAGGGCAGCTTGCCGCGCCCCCCTGTGCGGGCGTCCCGCTCGCCTCGCGGTGATTTCTTCCAGACTTCCGCCCGTGGTTGTGAGAGGCATTCAGCTACATTTTACTGCCTTGGCTCACTCTCGCGTTCCCACGGTCTGGGCTTATTTATAGCCACAACTCCAAGTTGTTACTGTTccggaagggagggaaaaaggttGAAGCTGCGAGGGTGGCGGGCGGCGGGTAGGGGCGAAAGGACTTAGGGCTGTGGCGGTTTGGAACTGCATGGAGCCTGGGGGTTAACTGGGTTAGCACTCCCTCTCGTTGCAGAAGGGGAAATGAGGCCCGAATGATGGATTGGGAGGCATTGTCCAAGGTCACGTCACGcgcaggggtgggggtgacagatttggggctgagatagGTTTTAAATGCAGCGACAGGGAATCGGGAAGGAGTGGCTCAGCTTTGGCTGCCACGCTTGTGTGGAGAGGTGGCTGGTTTCTCATCCAATCCTCCCTGCCAGAGGCAGTTTCACGGGCGCATGGTCAGGGAGGCGCGCCACAGGGACCTCCCAGGGCGGAGGCAGTGGCCACGGGGCCAGGGCCGTTCGGTGACCCGTCTGTGTCCTTCTGGCCCGCAGCTGCGCTGAGCACAGACCCGAGCGTGCTGGGGAAGTACCGCGCCGGCTTCAGCGAGTGCATGAACGAGGTGACCCGCTTCCTGTCCACGTGCGAGGGCGTTAATACCGAGGTGCGCACTCGGCTGCTTGGCCACCTGGCCAACTGCATGACCCAGATCAATGCCATGACCTACCCTGGGCAGCCGCACCCCGCCTTGCaggcgccgccgccgcccccacCAGGACCGGGCGGTCCACAGCACGCGCCATTCGCGCCGCCACCGCCGCTCGTGCCCATCCCCGGGGGCGCGGCGCCCCCTCCCGGCGGCGCACCCTGCAAGCTGGGCAGCCAGGCTGGAGAGGCGGCTAAGGTGTTTGGAGGCTTCCAGGTGGTACCGGCTCCGGATGGCCAGTTTGCCTTCCTTATTCCCAACGGGGCCTTCGCGCACAGCGGCCCTGTCATCCCCGTCTACACCAGCAACAGCGGGACCTCTGTGGGCCCCAACGCAGTGTCGCCTTCCAGCGGCCCCTCGCTTACGGCGGACTCCATGTGGAGGCCGTGGCGGAACTGAGGGGCTCAGGCCACTCCTCCTCCCAAACTCCCCAACCCACCTCTCTTCTCTCCGGACTCTAAAGAGGAACTTGAATACCGGgagtaaagaggacttttttGATTAAGTGgttactttgtgtatttttaattcctAAAAAGTTACTTTTCGTAGAGAGAGCCGTATTAAGTGACTGACCATGcactatatttgtatatattttatatgttcataTTGGATTGCGCCTTTGTATTATAAAAGTACAGATGACATTTCGTTTTTTACAcgagatttcttttttatgtgatGCCAAAGATGTCTGAAATGCTCTTAAAATATCTTCCTTGGGGGAagtttatttgagaaaatataataaaagaaagaagtaaaggttTTTATGTCTTAGAACTGATTCTTCTAGAATATGTAAAAAGGCTCTTGATGGAATGTGAATTACATGTAATTGGTAATTCAGGAACTGGCTCTTTTGttattaaaagaacattttttaaaaatccatcaaaCCTTTCACCAATCCTCCAGGAACTAAAAAGACTAAATTCCATTAACTTTACAAGCCGCCCTCTGGTAAGACTTCCCTGATAAACTTGTGGTCAGTGTCTTAAGggatttctaaaaatgttttcaagttgCAGTTGGGTAAGTCTGCAGCCCTTGTTCAGTTAGCTCCTCCTGAGGAAGCCTGAACAGGACTGAATTCACTGTTACTGGATCCAGTTCTATTGCCCACTGCACGTTTCGGGTGGTTCCTGCAGCTCTACTCTCCTAGGGTAGCTCACCAACATCCGAAGTAAAAACACTTTCAGCTGCTGTGCCTCCTTCAAGTGTTGGGGTCTTCTTCATTAATTAGCCAATCCTTTGGCTCAAATAAGACATTCCCCAGCACGCAAAAGTTTGAAATGCCTCTCTGCACCCTCTTCAAGCAAGCTGAAAAGGTCAACAGATTCCTTCTGCCAAGGGACAGTTAGTTAGACTCCCAAGTGGAGGCCGAGCGCAGATGATTAACACCAGACATGTGTTTTTGATAAGTTTCTGTGCTTGGCTCTAATAGAGAAAGCATGTGGGGGCTGTGCTGGCAGGCACACAGGCCATCTTCCCCTTTTAATACAAACAGCAAGCGACCCCTTCGCTTGGTCATGCCCCATTTCCAGGCAAGATGTGGGCTCCAGATAGAAGCAAAAGGGTTGTCTCAGGTTTCAGCTCACATAACCCTCCTTAACAAGTCCTAACTCAAAGCGGACAGCTTTAAACTGTGCCAGGATCTGCAGGGAATTTCTTCCAAATCCCATCACAAAGGCTTGTCAGATTTTGTCAGATTTGGCCAGGTGTTTGACTGCATCCAGGTGTTGGGGAAATGAAAACCACGAACCCTGCGAGACCAGACACATCAGCCGCGCTGTGGGTCTGGCGGGCGCGCCCTCCTCCCCCACCGCCGGCCAGTCCTCCTCCCCGCCCCGGCCCCTCCCGCCAGCCTCCTCTCACCCCCCTTTTCTTAGACCGGCTTCTGGGAGGAGAAGGATGAGGCGGGAGAGATCAATCTTTGAAGCTTTCCTAACAAAGATAAAGCCAacgattttctgtcttgtttcaaAAGCTTTACCTCTCCCCCGCCCTGCTCTGGCCTTTCCCACAGGCCAGTGTGGAGAGCGGCTCTATCATGGGAATGATCCAGGAGACAGCCGTTTTCCACTGAGACACCTTCGGACCCAGCTCCCACCCCAGAGGGAGAGATTTAAAAGAGATCTTTTTGAATTTGTCTCCCACTTGCCTTAGTTTGTGTGTACATGAAAGGTGTCCAACACACCTTCCGccaaggaaacacacacacacccttctttatcatttttccaCGTTTTCCCTCGCGTTTAAACACAAACAAAGTAACAATTGCTCCATTAAGACACCCACCTCAAGCGTCAGTGTTTCCTTTGGTAAGCCTGTACTCTGGCCTCACTGGGAGCCCTTAAGTGTCCTGGTAGAAACCATCAGACCTCAATGTCTTATTTTTATACCAGGAATTCCTTTTGCCTTGATGTCCTTAAAagtaacaggaagaaaaaaatctcaacccCAGTTGAAAATTAAATGTCCCTAtgttgaaggggaaaaaatttttaagtgcatttttattaatatcaCGGAAAGTATACTGTCTTCCTAGGGAGGGGGACTAAatcaaaaaagtaaacatttgttgtttttttttttaaattggtggtTTGAAAAGATGACTTTTCCCTCCTGAAAGGGGGGTTTAGACTATTTgattattgtatttaaaaaagcGAGAGGGTGGAGACCCCACCAGACTCCAAACGGGAAAGGGCACTTTCCAGTTCTTGCCCCAGCTATGCCACCAAACTCAGTGTGTCACCTTGGATAAGTCATTTCCCTTCTCGGGGTCATTTCCAAGTCTGGAAAATGAATGGACTTATTTCTAAGACGCCATACTCTCCTGCACTTTGGCTGTTTCTGGAGTAGGTAGCTGAAGGAGaggcaaaatttcaaaaatacgACTTCAATAATGTTGCCTCCCTGGGGGTCCCTCAGGCCTGGCCTAATTACCCGGCCTCGGGTGCACCGGCAGCCCCTCTCCCTGGCCCCCGCCAGTTCTGATCGCTCCGGGAGATAAGGCACAGCTCCAAACTGCGTCCGGATGCGGGCCGCGGGCCTCGGCTGCTGCGCGCATTAGCCTCTCAATGGAGACCTTCCGGGGCCCTGGCCCCCCGCCGTCTCCAGCAGCATCCGGAGCAGGAAAGGCGCCGAACTggaagggggtgggggtgcttCTCGGTCAACACGAGGGCCCTCTCCCAGCGCAGAAGCGCGACTCCGGAGGCTCGCCCCCTCCTcgtgccccaccccaccccacgcGTTTCTGGAATGGAGACCCAGGCGTTTCGCTGGACCCCCTCGTCGTCACCACCGTCCCGGGAAACCTGTCATTAAAGTCAATTAACTTTTCCCACACCCCTTGGCCGGTAACAACCCGCTCCTAGCTTCCTCCCCGACTCCTAAGTGCAACCAGATGGGCGGACAGTCTGCCCCCGCCGCGCGCCCGCCGGGGCTGCCCGGGGGTTCCAGGGAGGCCGCCGGGGCCCTCGGCCCGGGCGGGAGCGGGCCAGGGCGGCCACGCCGGGCCAGCCCCGACGGCCCTGCGGCCAAGGTGGTTTGCTTAGCAGACCCGGCTGCTTTCTGGCAGGAAATGAATAGCTCCCAGATGAGCTCAGGCAACCTGAGAGGTCGTGAGAACGGCGCGAACCCCCGCCTGTGCAGCCGGCAGCCTGCCAGGCCGCGGGGGgagcgggcggcggcggcggcgggaggcCGGGAGGCCCGGCGGGCTGGCGGACGGCGGCGGGGAGAGGGGCGGGAGCCGCTGACACACGAGCCCGCGCCCGCTCCCGCTGACAGGCAGGCCGCCGCCCCCGCTTCCCCCCGCCCCGGGCCCCAGCGCCTCCCAAGCAGCAGGCCCAAGCCACAGAAAGGCGGCCGCGCGGCCCCGCcgggcctgggggtggggctgCCTGCCAGTGTTTTTCCAGTTCCCCCGGTAGCTCCGGGCCGCATTTAGTAGCTGGGGAAACTGGGCCGAGGCCAGGGCCGGTGCACTGGAGGCCCTCGCGGCCCGCAGAGCCCTACCAGGTGGTAGGCCGCGCCGGGGCAGGAGTAGGCAGACAGGCGGGGTGAGGCCATCTCAGCCCACAGAGCCGTCCCTAAAAAAGACCTTGCCACCAGGCAGCAACCATGGAcgccttaaaaaaggaaaatctcgTTTTCGAAAACCT
It encodes the following:
- the HES1 gene encoding transcription factor HES-1, giving the protein MPADIMEKNSSSPVAATPASVNTTPDKPKTASEHRKSSKPIMEKRRRARINESLSQLKTLILDALKKDSSRHSKLEKADILEMTVKHLRNLQRAQMTAALSTDPSVLGKYRAGFSECMNEVTRFLSTCEGVNTEVRTRLLGHLANCMTQINAMTYPGQPHPALQAPPPPPPGPGGPQHAPFAPPPPLVPIPGGAAPPPGGAPCKLGSQAGEAAKVFGGFQVVPAPDGQFAFLIPNGAFAHSGPVIPVYTSNSGTSVGPNAVSPSSGPSLTADSMWRPWRN